A region from the Anoplolepis gracilipes chromosome 2, ASM4749672v1, whole genome shotgun sequence genome encodes:
- the LOC140663107 gene encoding uncharacterized protein isoform X1 gives MYGAEREEVSESWLHTYDLSSTMIPNISTAIDDEEHFCKLILYKEIKDSRVRIWDVIILIPNLLFLLFIAMRFNRARLKLRATSSPIFLAFYGLVICNVVISVIRCVVSMTVNAAATVGGKADKVLWVTVRFFLLSTEMSVVIFGLAFGHLDSRSSIRRVLLATSFIALAFTITQGTLELVLPDDTFHIPSRDFYVFGHGGMMFWFCSSLVFTTIYLFILILPWTRLRDRLALPTRKSFYIYAGTLATLDLVQSIGAGFLNYTQNPVGLCIVDFTAAVYLTLFTPLVYHTFLSEFFGVSQPSIMFSYKAQVDDAMDEDTVSLPHQQSFSSLKTDSDYIYQVHTPSIHIPLYDSQALKSSKQEASLYSLTSAKDPKNSDSSTFGSPIRSYRSTTGIRSFGRDLSTEKNISELTDYPLIRSNTQKSVPDLRFSSSSRKAVSVMHVKYGGPSSVSNLLFSPDTASNFLYKPKTIDSNVNLYSQTRKSSLEGVLDNVTIDHAAIVENIPHRQSNFSEIPQVPALENSLQSILESGTHEIERKDFQESRLKISDDLALQESAATVHPSYLTTRLDSEFLKICSDDTLPGVSDTLNITQQLLPRSSPRSTRKNKNDSKEEDSGGLSDYLLSITSPKFEKHKKNKTQDPNLSQDSDTQTEFSL, from the exons ATGTACGGCGCCGAGAGGGAAGAAGTGTCTGAAAGTTGGTTACATACGTATGATCTGAGTAGTACTATGATTCCTAACATAAGTACGGCGATTGACGACGAGGAGCATTTCTGCAAGCTCATTCTATATAAGGAAATCAAAGATTCAAG aGTACGAATATGGGATGTCATTATTCTAATACCAAATCTCTTGTTCCTTTTATTCATCGCAATGCGATTCAACAGAGCAAGGCTTAAGTTACGTGCAACGAGTAGTCCGATATTTTTAGCGTTTTATGGTCTTGTTATTTGTAACGTAGTTATATCAGTGATACGCTGTGTAGTGTCGATGACAGTAAATGCAGCTGCAACAGTCGGAGGCAAGGCTGATAAGGTTTTATGGGTCACAGTGAGATTTTTTCTACTATCTACCGAGATGAGTGTAGTTATATTTGGTCTAGCATTTG GCCACTTGGACAGCCGTTCTAGTATTCGCAGAGTGTTGCTCGCTACGTCATTTATAGCACTAGCATTCACAATTACTCAAGGAACATTGGAATTAGTTTTGCCAGATGATACATTTCATATTCCCAGCCGTGATTTTTACGTGTTTGGTCACGGCGGTATGATGTTTTGGTTTTGCAGCAGTCTCGTTTTTACTACG ATATATCTCTTCATATTAATACTGCCATGGACACGGTTACGGGACCGCCTAGCACTCCCTA CACGGAAAAGCTTTTACATTTATGCCGGAACGCTAGCGACATTGGATCTAGTGCAATCAATTGGCGCAGGTTTTCTAAACTACACGCAAAATCCAGTGGGACTATGCATCGTAGACTTCACAGCAGCAGtgtatttaactctttttacTCCTTTGGTTTACCATACATTCCTATCGGAATTCTTTGG agtttCACAACCTTCAATAATGTTCTCTTACAAAGCGCAAGTGGATGACGCAATGGACGAAGATACGGTGTCGTTACCGCATCAACAGAGTTTTTCATCCTTGAAAACCGACAGCGATTACATCTATCAGGTCCATACTCCTTCTATTCACATACCGCTGTATGATTCTCAAGCATTGAAATCCTCCAAGCAGGAAGCTTCTCTTTATTCCTTAACATCAGCTAAAGATCCGAAAAATAGCGACTCTAGTACCTTCGGTTCACCAATTAGGTCATATCGCTCGACAACCGGTATTAGAAGTTTTGGTAGAGACCTTAGCACAGAGAAGAATATCTCGGAATTGACAGATTATCCTTTAATTAGATCCAATACCCAAAAAAGTGTACCGGATTTAAGATTTTCCAGTTCGAGTCGGAAAGCCGTTTCTGTAATGCATGTTAAATACGGCGGTCCCAGTAGCGTTTCAAATTTGCTTTTCTCGCCCGATACCGCTagtaattttctttacaaaccAAAAACAATCGACAGTAACGTCAATCTGTATTCTCAAACGCGAAAAAGTAGCTTAGAAGGTGTATTGGATAACGTAACCATAGATCACGCGGCTATAGTCGAGAACATTCCGCATCGACAAAGTAACTTTTCGGAAATACCTCAAGTTCCAGCGCTAGAAAATAGTTTACAGTCCATTTTGGAAAGCGGTACGCACGAAATTGAAAGGAAAGATTTCCAAGAATCTCGATTAAAGATAAGCGATGATTTAGCGCTCCAAGAGAGCGCTGCTACTGTACATCCGAGTTATTTAACGACGCGTTTAGAcagtgaatttttaaaaatctgctCAGACGACACGTTACCTGGTGTATCTGATACTTTGAACATTACGCAGCAATTACTTCCTAGATCGAGTCCTCGTTCAACCAGAAAGAACAAAAATGATTCAAAGGAAGAAGATTCGGGTGGCTTAAGTGATTATTTGTTATCTATAACATCTCCAAAATTCgagaaacataaaaagaaCAAGACACAAGATCCTAATCTTTCTCAAGATTCAGATACACAAACtgaattttctttgtaa
- the LOC140663108 gene encoding peroxisomal leader peptide-processing protease-like isoform X2 produces MDTPRSALLLHSPIDKDPRIIPRGSSGISISKNWILMHGTALSSIIDKSHAISSFITSLVPGELTIAPKELAPELKFRVYRDLEVNDDSRSGNYSHVQKHLGNVVAAWKCPLLTKTFDEFFETWNFPKSSLKFDRSLRPIYLLVFITDSNRKSIVKIPTIKQALSCLLDQTLRNPIRGSSVEIESTPFGNPVFISSIARGVISNVVGDEGCVIMTDAYAFPGSEGGPVYYVIPPDCKRRIINGMVIAPLSWCRGEWVDYTFAANLAPCLLNILRKKDLRCPSIISRQEDAFDRGVVLVRCGINWGTGVLVDKNTGTFLTCSHVVAEAPEREISIVMSTDQTNSRTWAKLLYRTPENQPYDVAILRVKPQDIDPLLRSIRLSRAPVVKGEPVVSVGFPFSSSVRPTISSGVISKSMDCALLTTCCAQSGTSGGPIVSRATGEMLGMIVCNALSSDGAVLYPRMSLAVPAAVMDRPLREYLRTDNPDVLRAFTCDDAIVRNVWNFYPLLPSKL; encoded by the exons ATGGACACTCCAAGGAGCGCACTTTTACTGCACTCGCCGATCGATAAAGATCCACGAATCATACCACGAGGAAGTTCTGGCATCTCGATCTCAAAAAATTGGATACTGATGCACGGTACTGCATTAAGTTCGATTATTGACAAGTCTCATGCAATATCGAGTTTCATCACGAGTTTGGTACCAGGAGAACTCACGATCGCACCTAAGGAACTCGCGCCTGAATTGAAATTTCGTGTCTATCGTGATCTAGAGGTCAACGATGATTCCCGATCGGGCAATTATTCGCACGTTCAGAAGCATCTCGGCAACGTCGTGGCCGCTTGGAAGTGTCCGCTGCTGACAAAGACCTTTGACGAGTTCTTTGAAACGTGGAACTTCCCTAAATCGTCGCTCAAGTTCGATCGATCTCTACGACCGATCTACCTGCTCGTCTTTATCACTGATTCCAACAGAAAATCAATTGTGAAAATTCCAACAATTAAACAAGCTCTTTCTTGTCTGCTGGATCAGACTCTGCGGAATCCCATCCGCGGATCGTCCGTGGAAATCGAGTCCACGCCCTTTGGCAATCCCGTGTTCATCAGCTCGATCGCACGCGGTGTCATCAGCAACGTCGTCGGCGACGAGGGCTGCGTCATCATGACGGACGCGTACGCATTTCCCGGTAGCGAGGGTGGTCCCGTCTACTACGTCATCCCACCGGACTG caagCGTCGAATTATCAACGGGATGGTGATCGCGCCGTTAAGTTGGTGTCGCGGAGAATGGGTGGATTATACCTTTGCCGCCAATCTTGCTCCGTGTTTGCTCAACATTTTACGGAAGAAAGACCTTCGTTGTCCTTCGATCATAAGTCGCCAGGAAGATG CATTTGATAGAGGCGTCGTGCTTGTTAGATGTGGAATTAATTGGGGCACGGGCGTCCTCGTGGACAAGAATACTGGAACATTCCTGACATGCTCGCACGTTGTCGCCGag GCGCCAGAAAGGGAGATATCAATCGTAATGAGCACAGACCAGACCAATTCACGTACGTGGGCGAAACTGTTGTATAGAACTCCGGAGAATCAGCCTTACGACGTGGCTATATTGAGGGTGAAACCACAAGATATAGATCCCTTATTGAGATCGATACGATTGTCCCGTGCTCCGGTTGTAAAAG GCGAGCCGGTGGTGTCCGTGGGATTTCCGTTCTCCTCGTCCGTCCGGCCAACCATCAGCAGCGGCGTGATTTCCAAGTCGATGGACTGCGCGCTTTTGACAACTTGTTGCGCTCAGAGCGGTACCAGCGGCGGACCGATAGTCAGCCGCGCGACCGGCGAGATGCTGGGAATGATTGTGTGTAACGCGCTCTCCTCGGACGGTGCCGTGCTGTACCCGCGGATGAGCTTGGCGGTACCGGCCGCCGTGATGGACCGGCCCCTGCGGGAATACTTGCGCACTGACA ATCCTGACGTACTTCGAGCTTTCACATGTGACGACGCGATAGTGCGCAACGTTTGGAATTTCTATCCTTTACTGCCGTCCaaattatga
- the LOC140663108 gene encoding peroxisomal leader peptide-processing protease-like isoform X1, whose translation MDTPRSALLLHSPIDKDPRIIPRGSSGISISKNWILMHGTALSSIIDKSHAISSFITSLVPGELTIAPKELAPELKFRVYRDLEVNDDSRSGNYSHVQKHLGNVVAAWKCPLLTKTFDEFFETWNFPKSSLKFDRSLRPIYLLVFITDSNRKSIVKIPTIKQALSCLLDQTLRNPIRGSSVEIESTPFGNPVFISSIARGVISNVVGDEGCVIMTDAYAFPGSEGGPVYYVIPPDCKRRIINGMVIAPLSWCRGEWVDYTFAANLAPCLLNILRKKDLRCPSIISRQEDEAFDRGVVLVRCGINWGTGVLVDKNTGTFLTCSHVVAEAPEREISIVMSTDQTNSRTWAKLLYRTPENQPYDVAILRVKPQDIDPLLRSIRLSRAPVVKGEPVVSVGFPFSSSVRPTISSGVISKSMDCALLTTCCAQSGTSGGPIVSRATGEMLGMIVCNALSSDGAVLYPRMSLAVPAAVMDRPLREYLRTDNPDVLRAFTCDDAIVRNVWNFYPLLPSKL comes from the exons ATGGACACTCCAAGGAGCGCACTTTTACTGCACTCGCCGATCGATAAAGATCCACGAATCATACCACGAGGAAGTTCTGGCATCTCGATCTCAAAAAATTGGATACTGATGCACGGTACTGCATTAAGTTCGATTATTGACAAGTCTCATGCAATATCGAGTTTCATCACGAGTTTGGTACCAGGAGAACTCACGATCGCACCTAAGGAACTCGCGCCTGAATTGAAATTTCGTGTCTATCGTGATCTAGAGGTCAACGATGATTCCCGATCGGGCAATTATTCGCACGTTCAGAAGCATCTCGGCAACGTCGTGGCCGCTTGGAAGTGTCCGCTGCTGACAAAGACCTTTGACGAGTTCTTTGAAACGTGGAACTTCCCTAAATCGTCGCTCAAGTTCGATCGATCTCTACGACCGATCTACCTGCTCGTCTTTATCACTGATTCCAACAGAAAATCAATTGTGAAAATTCCAACAATTAAACAAGCTCTTTCTTGTCTGCTGGATCAGACTCTGCGGAATCCCATCCGCGGATCGTCCGTGGAAATCGAGTCCACGCCCTTTGGCAATCCCGTGTTCATCAGCTCGATCGCACGCGGTGTCATCAGCAACGTCGTCGGCGACGAGGGCTGCGTCATCATGACGGACGCGTACGCATTTCCCGGTAGCGAGGGTGGTCCCGTCTACTACGTCATCCCACCGGACTG caagCGTCGAATTATCAACGGGATGGTGATCGCGCCGTTAAGTTGGTGTCGCGGAGAATGGGTGGATTATACCTTTGCCGCCAATCTTGCTCCGTGTTTGCTCAACATTTTACGGAAGAAAGACCTTCGTTGTCCTTCGATCATAAGTCGCCAGGAAGATG AAGCATTTGATAGAGGCGTCGTGCTTGTTAGATGTGGAATTAATTGGGGCACGGGCGTCCTCGTGGACAAGAATACTGGAACATTCCTGACATGCTCGCACGTTGTCGCCGag GCGCCAGAAAGGGAGATATCAATCGTAATGAGCACAGACCAGACCAATTCACGTACGTGGGCGAAACTGTTGTATAGAACTCCGGAGAATCAGCCTTACGACGTGGCTATATTGAGGGTGAAACCACAAGATATAGATCCCTTATTGAGATCGATACGATTGTCCCGTGCTCCGGTTGTAAAAG GCGAGCCGGTGGTGTCCGTGGGATTTCCGTTCTCCTCGTCCGTCCGGCCAACCATCAGCAGCGGCGTGATTTCCAAGTCGATGGACTGCGCGCTTTTGACAACTTGTTGCGCTCAGAGCGGTACCAGCGGCGGACCGATAGTCAGCCGCGCGACCGGCGAGATGCTGGGAATGATTGTGTGTAACGCGCTCTCCTCGGACGGTGCCGTGCTGTACCCGCGGATGAGCTTGGCGGTACCGGCCGCCGTGATGGACCGGCCCCTGCGGGAATACTTGCGCACTGACA ATCCTGACGTACTTCGAGCTTTCACATGTGACGACGCGATAGTGCGCAACGTTTGGAATTTCTATCCTTTACTGCCGTCCaaattatga
- the LOC140663107 gene encoding transmembrane protein adipocyte-associated 1 homolog isoform X2, whose protein sequence is MYGAEREEVSESWLHTYDLSSTMIPNISTAIDDEEHFCKLILYKEIKDSRVRIWDVIILIPNLLFLLFIAMRFNRARLKLRATSSPIFLAFYGLVICNVVISVIRCVVSMTVNAAATVGGKADKVLWVTVRFFLLSTEMSVVIFGLAFGHLDSRSSIRRVLLATSFIALAFTITQGTLELVLPDDTFHIPSRDFYVFGHGGMMFWFCSSLVFTTIYLFILILPWTRLRDRLALPTRKSFYIYAGTLATLDLVQSIGAGFLNYTQNPVGLCIVDFTAAVYLTLFTPLVYHTFLSEFFGVSQPSIMFSYKAQVDDAMDEDTVSLPHQQSFSSLKTDSDYIYQNHSVYDSTQFDTNATPINPLYAASLQSPDSITGYSIDSQEAPNPPNGYQQ, encoded by the exons ATGTACGGCGCCGAGAGGGAAGAAGTGTCTGAAAGTTGGTTACATACGTATGATCTGAGTAGTACTATGATTCCTAACATAAGTACGGCGATTGACGACGAGGAGCATTTCTGCAAGCTCATTCTATATAAGGAAATCAAAGATTCAAG aGTACGAATATGGGATGTCATTATTCTAATACCAAATCTCTTGTTCCTTTTATTCATCGCAATGCGATTCAACAGAGCAAGGCTTAAGTTACGTGCAACGAGTAGTCCGATATTTTTAGCGTTTTATGGTCTTGTTATTTGTAACGTAGTTATATCAGTGATACGCTGTGTAGTGTCGATGACAGTAAATGCAGCTGCAACAGTCGGAGGCAAGGCTGATAAGGTTTTATGGGTCACAGTGAGATTTTTTCTACTATCTACCGAGATGAGTGTAGTTATATTTGGTCTAGCATTTG GCCACTTGGACAGCCGTTCTAGTATTCGCAGAGTGTTGCTCGCTACGTCATTTATAGCACTAGCATTCACAATTACTCAAGGAACATTGGAATTAGTTTTGCCAGATGATACATTTCATATTCCCAGCCGTGATTTTTACGTGTTTGGTCACGGCGGTATGATGTTTTGGTTTTGCAGCAGTCTCGTTTTTACTACG ATATATCTCTTCATATTAATACTGCCATGGACACGGTTACGGGACCGCCTAGCACTCCCTA CACGGAAAAGCTTTTACATTTATGCCGGAACGCTAGCGACATTGGATCTAGTGCAATCAATTGGCGCAGGTTTTCTAAACTACACGCAAAATCCAGTGGGACTATGCATCGTAGACTTCACAGCAGCAGtgtatttaactctttttacTCCTTTGGTTTACCATACATTCCTATCGGAATTCTTTGG agtttCACAACCTTCAATAATGTTCTCTTACAAAGCGCAAGTGGATGACGCAATGGACGAAGATACGGTGTCGTTACCGCATCAACAGAGTTTTTCATCCTTGAAAACCGACAGCGATTACATCTATCAG AATCACAGCGTTTATGACTCGACCCAGTTCGACACGAACGCTACGCCAATCAACCCGCTCTACGCGGCGTCTCTTCAAAGTCCAGATAGTATTACCGGTTACAGTATAGACAGCCAAGAAGCGCCGAATCCGCCAAATGGTTACCAACAATGA